In one Legionella clemsonensis genomic region, the following are encoded:
- the flgE gene encoding flagellar hook protein FlgE, translating to MVFGTALSGIQAASKDLDVIGNNIANAPTIGFKSSRAEFADVYATGTYGGGNNAIGSGVRLSRVQQNFGQGNFSFTNNSLDLAVSGSGFFILNDQGSNLYTRAGSFGLDNEGFIVNANNQYLTGLLADADGNITNVSGNLQINTANINPKATTTVSSGVNLYAKSTPPTVDWSGGATPAQDTYNNATSTTIYDSLGNSHVLSMYFIHADASAGAGDPNAATPPGTQNQWYVAFQLDNQNLPAGAGANTATLFRVNFNSDGTFNSALDTANNPLPNNLIPLSMALSNGADPLSFNIDFSDSTQFGSPFAVQSNVQNGYTTGRLDGLDIDEEGVLFGRYTNGQSRVMGQIQLANFANPDGLQSMGNTNWAETSASGQALVSNPGTASLGLIQSGALEESNVDLTGELVKLIGAQRNFQANAQTIRTADAVTQTIINIR from the coding sequence ATGGTATTTGGAACAGCACTTAGTGGTATTCAGGCAGCCAGTAAAGATTTGGATGTAATCGGCAATAATATTGCTAATGCGCCCACTATAGGATTTAAGAGTTCGCGAGCAGAATTTGCAGATGTCTATGCCACAGGAACCTATGGGGGTGGTAATAATGCTATTGGCAGTGGCGTACGTTTGTCGCGGGTGCAACAAAATTTTGGACAAGGTAATTTTTCCTTCACTAACAATAGTCTCGACCTTGCGGTTAGCGGTTCGGGCTTCTTTATTTTAAATGACCAAGGTTCAAATCTTTATACCCGAGCAGGCTCATTTGGGCTGGATAACGAGGGTTTTATTGTTAATGCCAATAACCAATATTTAACAGGACTTCTTGCTGATGCCGACGGTAATATTACCAATGTGTCAGGTAATCTACAAATTAACACAGCAAATATAAATCCTAAAGCCACTACCACAGTATCAAGCGGAGTAAATTTGTATGCCAAAAGTACACCACCTACAGTTGACTGGTCAGGAGGGGCAACACCGGCTCAAGATACTTATAATAATGCAACCTCAACAACGATATATGATAGTTTAGGGAATTCACATGTTCTGTCTATGTACTTTATTCACGCAGATGCGTCTGCTGGGGCAGGTGATCCCAATGCGGCTACACCACCTGGTACGCAAAATCAATGGTATGTTGCGTTTCAACTTGATAATCAAAATTTACCAGCGGGTGCGGGTGCTAATACGGCTACCTTATTTCGAGTGAATTTTAACAGCGATGGCACCTTTAACAGTGCTTTAGATACTGCTAATAATCCATTACCTAATAACTTGATTCCGCTTTCAATGGCATTGTCAAATGGGGCTGATCCATTAAGTTTTAATATTGATTTTTCAGATAGTACGCAATTTGGTAGTCCTTTTGCAGTGCAATCGAATGTACAGAATGGCTATACCACCGGACGCTTGGATGGCTTGGATATTGACGAAGAAGGCGTTTTATTTGGACGCTATACCAATGGGCAATCACGAGTTATGGGGCAAATACAGCTCGCTAATTTTGCCAATCCTGATGGTTTACAATCAATGGGTAATACTAATTGGGCTGAAACTTCTGCATCTGGTCAGGCCTTAGTCAGCAATCCTGGTACAGCCAGTCTAGGTTTGATTCAATCTGGTGCATTGGAAGAGTCAAATGTTGATTTAACCGGGGAACTCGTAAAATTAATTGGAGCCCAAAGAAATTTCCAGGCAAATGCGCAAACTATCCGCACTGCTGATGCAGTAACCCAAACCATTATTAATATTCGTTAA
- the flgF gene encoding flagellar basal-body rod protein FlgF: MEPVLYNAMHGSQTNFKKQAVSANNLANINTPGFKADIAQFESMYVSGSVETAEAFVVEGENATNFTDGELITTGRDLDVAIQGGGWFAVQDADGKEAYTRAGDFHLTENGMLVTAANRPVLGDGGPISIPPAQRIEIGNDGTISIVPLEGAPDALAVIERLKLVKPDLKNLVKGLDGLMKLRQGGVAPPDASVMVVKGALEGSNVNAVEEMVKSISTSKEFDAQMKVMQIADENSQKLAQLLQL, translated from the coding sequence ATGGAACCTGTACTCTATAATGCCATGCATGGCTCGCAGACTAATTTTAAAAAACAAGCTGTTAGCGCTAATAATTTAGCCAATATTAATACACCAGGATTTAAAGCAGACATTGCTCAATTTGAATCAATGTATGTTTCAGGCTCGGTGGAGACAGCGGAAGCATTTGTTGTTGAGGGTGAAAATGCTACCAATTTTACTGATGGGGAATTAATAACCACAGGACGCGATCTTGATGTGGCCATTCAGGGTGGCGGTTGGTTTGCGGTGCAGGATGCTGATGGTAAAGAAGCTTACACGCGTGCAGGAGATTTTCATTTGACTGAAAACGGGATGTTGGTCACGGCCGCAAATAGACCTGTTTTAGGTGATGGTGGACCTATTTCTATTCCTCCAGCACAACGTATTGAGATAGGAAACGATGGTACTATTTCTATTGTGCCTTTAGAGGGTGCTCCGGATGCGTTAGCAGTGATAGAGCGATTGAAACTGGTAAAACCTGATCTTAAGAATTTAGTAAAGGGGCTTGATGGGTTAATGAAGCTAAGACAAGGTGGCGTTGCACCCCCTGATGCCTCTGTTATGGTGGTAAAGGGAGCGCTTGAGGGAAGTAATGTGAATGCAGTAGAAGAAATGGTTAAGTCAATTTCCACTAGCAAAGAATTTGATGCGCAAATGAAAGTGATGCAGATAGCTGATGAGAATTCACAAAAGTTGGCACAACTATTGCAATTGTGA
- the flgG gene encoding flagellar basal-body rod protein FlgG, with the protein MEPALWVSKTGLDAQDKNIANIANNLANVNTTGFKKGRAVFEDLIYQNLRQAGAQSTQNTEIPTGINMGTGVHMVATQKMFNQGSIQNTQNPLDVAIQGRGFLKVLMPDGTEAFTRDGTLQSDAQGQIVTANGYVIQPPITIPEQTLSLTIGTDGTVMALVAGNNVPTQIGTLELTDFINPAGLQPIGQNLFLETVASGPAQTDNPGNSGLGTLLQGSLEASNVNVVEELVNMIQAQRSYEITAKGIQTVDNMLQYLTQTV; encoded by the coding sequence ATGGAACCAGCATTATGGGTTAGTAAAACCGGGCTTGATGCACAAGATAAAAATATCGCTAACATCGCCAATAATTTGGCGAACGTCAATACTACTGGCTTTAAAAAGGGAAGGGCCGTCTTTGAAGATTTAATTTATCAGAACTTACGACAAGCGGGAGCTCAGTCTACTCAAAACACAGAAATACCTACTGGTATTAATATGGGTACAGGGGTTCACATGGTAGCTACCCAGAAAATGTTTAATCAGGGTAGCATTCAAAACACCCAAAACCCTCTGGATGTTGCTATTCAGGGGCGGGGTTTTCTAAAAGTATTGATGCCTGATGGCACAGAGGCTTTCACTCGCGATGGCACCCTGCAAAGTGATGCACAGGGGCAAATTGTTACAGCGAATGGTTATGTTATACAGCCACCCATTACAATTCCTGAGCAAACTCTAAGTCTTACGATTGGTACTGATGGTACCGTAATGGCTTTGGTAGCGGGTAACAATGTGCCTACGCAGATAGGAACTCTGGAACTAACGGACTTTATTAATCCTGCTGGTTTACAACCTATTGGCCAGAATCTCTTTTTAGAAACGGTCGCAAGCGGCCCCGCGCAAACTGATAACCCTGGTAATTCAGGATTGGGAACTTTATTACAAGGTTCATTAGAAGCTTCCAATGTAAACGTTGTTGAGGAATTGGTAAATATGATTCAGGCCCAACGAAGTTACGAAATTACTGCGAAAGGCATTCAAACTGTAGATAATATGTTGCAATACTTGACGCAAACCGTGTAA
- a CDS encoding flagellar basal body L-ring protein FlgH — protein sequence MRFQRFLLGLGIICQLAGCEALFPPYPGTQPDYAPTYPTGPDPKQTRHINGAIYNAETALPLFETPRARHPGDIVTVVLIEKTDAQKRAITRQRKNDKVEIFNASFAGRPIALGGGYSMDFDLDAKRKFEGEGQSVQNNKLAGSISVTVAKVLSNGNMVVQGEKWIHINQGSEFVRLSGIIRPQDIRPDNTITSDRIANARIAYGGTGQINNTNAQGWFSRFIWGPLFPV from the coding sequence ATGAGGTTTCAACGATTTTTATTGGGGCTGGGAATTATTTGCCAATTAGCAGGATGTGAGGCTTTATTTCCGCCTTATCCAGGTACGCAGCCCGACTATGCACCCACTTATCCCACAGGACCTGATCCAAAGCAAACCCGTCACATTAATGGTGCCATCTATAATGCGGAAACAGCACTGCCACTTTTTGAAACGCCTCGCGCAAGACATCCAGGTGATATTGTGACTGTGGTGTTGATTGAAAAAACTGATGCTCAAAAACGAGCCATTACGCGTCAACGCAAAAATGATAAGGTAGAAATATTTAATGCTAGTTTTGCAGGTCGACCTATTGCTTTAGGGGGTGGGTATAGCATGGATTTTGATCTCGATGCCAAGCGTAAATTTGAAGGTGAAGGGCAGTCTGTACAAAATAATAAGTTGGCCGGCAGTATTTCAGTGACAGTAGCCAAAGTTCTTTCCAATGGCAATATGGTGGTTCAAGGTGAAAAATGGATTCACATCAATCAGGGTAGTGAATTTGTACGATTGTCCGGAATAATTCGACCACAGGATATTAGACCTGATAATACAATTACTTCAGACAGAATTGCCAATGCAAGAATTGCTTATGGTGGTACAGGACAGATTAACAATACCAATGCTCAAGGCTGGTTTTCACGCTTTATTTGGGGACCTCTATTTCCTGTATGA
- a CDS encoding flagellar basal body P-ring protein FlgI: MRKGIAVFLLGLTFWLAVAASYAERIKDIATLAGVRTNQLVGYGLVVGLDGTGDRTGTRFTEQSFTNMLVQLGINIPPGTKLNSKNIAAVMVTANLSTFMKKGQTLDVNVSSIGDSKSLRGGTLLMTPLKGADGRVYAMAQGNITVVALGVSGEDGSSVTINVPSGGRIANGATVEVDIPNPFYFSRTLTYNLHNPDFTTAKRMSDAINELMGPGTAHPIDAASVEVTAPKTAAHRVDYVSVLENIEFTPGEAEAKIIINPRTGTVVIGQKVLVKPSAVSHGNLVVTISENPIVSQPNPFATGRTVVVPDTQINVEQKNNRTFLFAPGASLKDLVKAINAVGATPADLVAILEALKQVGALNATIIII, translated from the coding sequence ATGCGTAAAGGTATCGCAGTTTTTTTATTAGGACTGACTTTCTGGCTGGCAGTAGCCGCCAGCTATGCCGAACGCATTAAAGATATTGCGACTTTGGCTGGAGTAAGAACAAACCAATTGGTGGGATACGGGCTTGTTGTCGGTCTGGATGGAACAGGTGATCGCACAGGAACGCGCTTTACAGAACAAAGTTTTACCAACATGCTGGTGCAGTTAGGGATTAATATTCCGCCCGGAACCAAGCTAAATTCAAAAAATATTGCAGCGGTAATGGTAACTGCCAATTTAAGTACTTTTATGAAAAAGGGGCAGACACTGGATGTGAATGTCTCTTCCATCGGAGACTCCAAAAGTCTGCGTGGTGGTACCTTGTTGATGACACCTTTGAAAGGCGCTGATGGTCGTGTTTATGCCATGGCCCAAGGTAACATTACGGTGGTCGCTTTAGGAGTAAGCGGTGAGGATGGCTCAAGCGTGACAATCAATGTTCCTAGTGGGGGACGCATTGCGAATGGGGCCACAGTTGAAGTCGATATTCCCAATCCCTTCTATTTTTCAAGAACCCTGACCTACAATCTACATAATCCAGATTTTACAACGGCAAAACGGATGAGTGATGCCATTAATGAGCTTATGGGGCCTGGTACGGCGCACCCCATTGATGCAGCATCTGTGGAGGTAACCGCACCCAAAACAGCCGCTCATCGTGTTGATTATGTGTCTGTACTTGAAAATATTGAATTTACACCAGGAGAGGCAGAGGCAAAAATTATTATTAATCCACGTACAGGGACGGTGGTTATTGGCCAAAAAGTGCTGGTTAAACCTTCTGCTGTGTCTCATGGCAATTTGGTAGTGACCATCAGCGAGAATCCTATTGTGAGTCAGCCTAATCCTTTTGCGACCGGTCGTACTGTGGTTGTGCCTGATACACAAATTAATGTGGAGCAAAAAAATAATCGTACTTTTCTGTTTGCTCCAGGAGCATCACTGAAAGATCTTGTTAAAGCAATAAACGCGGTTGGGGCTACTCCAGCTGATTTGGTTGCAATCCTTGAGGCTTTGAAACAAGTTGGCGCACTCAATGCAACGATAATCATTATTTAA
- the flgJ gene encoding flagellar assembly peptidoglycan hydrolase FlgJ, which produces MAIDGIAVGDFKNLQHLKQQAQTDEQKALPAVAKQFEAIFLQAMLKSMRMGGQYFLDDSSPFKSDTASTFQDMLDGQYASNIANGQGIGLASILEKQLGQVAQTPTDKTAKSVEQSLLASRITSLDNHAGRENNPKTAATIDEFVKSIWPYARQAANLLGLDPKILMAQAALETGWGQFVTRDSDGSSSNNLFNIKATSSSEDKVETKTTEYIADTPIKMNASFRKYPSIAHSFNDYVALIQGNSRYEAALANTNDAQRYVDELHRAGYATDPNYASKIMAIYHGDELQQALERNGFSME; this is translated from the coding sequence ATGGCAATTGATGGCATCGCTGTAGGTGATTTTAAGAATTTGCAACATCTAAAACAACAGGCTCAGACCGATGAGCAAAAGGCGTTGCCTGCAGTCGCCAAGCAATTTGAGGCAATTTTTTTACAAGCCATGCTTAAGAGTATGCGAATGGGAGGACAATATTTTCTGGATGATTCCAGTCCTTTTAAAAGCGATACGGCCTCTACCTTTCAAGACATGCTTGATGGACAGTATGCCAGCAATATTGCCAATGGTCAGGGTATAGGTCTGGCTTCAATTCTTGAAAAACAGTTAGGGCAGGTGGCTCAAACTCCTACTGACAAGACTGCAAAATCGGTTGAGCAATCACTGTTAGCATCGCGTATTACTTCATTAGACAATCATGCGGGGCGGGAAAATAATCCAAAAACAGCGGCGACTATTGATGAATTTGTAAAATCCATTTGGCCTTATGCCCGACAAGCGGCTAACTTGTTAGGGCTTGATCCCAAAATTCTAATGGCGCAAGCAGCGTTAGAAACTGGCTGGGGACAGTTTGTAACGCGAGACAGTGATGGTAGTAGCAGTAATAATTTATTTAATATTAAAGCAACATCTTCTTCTGAAGATAAGGTTGAGACTAAAACAACGGAATATATTGCCGATACACCTATTAAGATGAACGCCAGTTTTCGGAAATATCCGTCGATTGCACATAGTTTTAATGATTATGTGGCATTAATTCAAGGCAATAGTCGCTATGAGGCTGCTTTGGCAAATACTAATGATGCTCAGCGCTATGTCGATGAATTACACCGAGCAGGTTATGCTACTGATCCTAACTATGCTTCTAAGATAATGGCAATTTATCATGGAGATGAGTTACAGCAAGCACTAGAGCGAAATGGCTTTTCAATGGAATAA